From Schistocerca americana isolate TAMUIC-IGC-003095 chromosome 11, iqSchAmer2.1, whole genome shotgun sequence, the proteins below share one genomic window:
- the LOC124554158 gene encoding speckle-type POZ protein-like isoform X2: MAAVKEVQQTICVGLGALLDAGEAAVVTLVAGETRLAAHRAVLAARSPVFQAMFQHDTLEASSGQVSIADVEGPVLRELLGYLYTLQAPQLPGMAPQLLAAADKYGVSALKSICEQQVAAQLTVENAAAAAVLAVRHSCPDLTAAAVAFIKARNIQVMATEGWADAMRNCVEDVIVVTKLLADAPPGPRTLSRKERGSRLIQAAKQGAVGEMQALLAAGADVGARGSEGTTALHWAAVEGRVEAVRCLLEGGAEVDARSNSQNTPLHTATRYGHAAVVRLLVAASADLNARNEDGQTPLHRAAAYGHPEVVAVLLEAGAD, encoded by the exons CGCTGGTGGCGGGGGAGACGCGGCTGGCGGCGCACCGGGCCGTCCTGGCTGCCCGGAGCCCCGTGTTCCAGGCCATGTTCCAGCACGACACGCTGGAGGCCAGCAGCGGTCAGGTCAGCATCGCAGACGTGGAGGGCCCGGTGCTGAGGGAACTGCTGGGCTACCTGTACACCCTGCAGGCCCCCCAGCTGCCCGGCATGGCCCCCCAGCTCCTCGCCGCTGCTGACAAATACGGAGTGTCGGCCTTGAAGTCTATCTGCGAGCAACAGGTGGCCGCTCAGCTGACAGTTGAGAACGCGGCAGCCGCGGCTGTGCTGGCAGTGAGACACTCCTGCCCAGACCTTACTGCGGCTGCCGTCGCCTTCATAAAGGCCCGCAACATCCAGGTGATGGCCACAGAGGGATGGGCTGACGCGATGCGGAACTGTGTGGAAGACGTGATCGTAGTGACCAAGCTGCTCGCTGATGCACCACCGGGACCCAG GACACTTTCTCGAAAGGAGAGAGGTAGCAGGCTGATCCAGGCAGCTAAGCAGGGAGCAGTGGGGGAGATGCAGGCACTGCTCGCAGCAGGGGCAGACGTGGGGGCTAGGGGCTCGGAGGGGACGACTGCTCTGCACTGGGCAGCAGTGGAGGGACGCGTCGAGGCGGTGAGATGTCTGCTGGAGGGTGGAGCAGAAGTGGACGCCAGGAGCAACTCGCAGAACACGCCTCTGCACACAGCCACAAGGTATGGCCACGCAGCTGTGGTTAGGCTGTTGGTGGCGGCCTCCGCAGACCTTAACGCCAGGAATGAGGATGGGCAGACGCCGCTACACAGGGCCGCTGCCTATGGGCACCCAGAGGTTGTGGCTGTGCTGCTGGAGGCAGGAGCTGACTAA
- the LOC124554158 gene encoding poly [ADP-ribose] polymerase tankyrase-1-like isoform X1 — MAAVKEVQQTICVGLGALLDAGEAAVVTLVAGETRLAAHRAVLAARSPVFQAMFQHDTLEASSGQVSIADVEGPVLRELLGYLYTLQAPQLPGMAPQLLAAADKYGVSALKSICEQQVAAQLTVENAAAAAVLAVRHSCPDLTAAAVAFIKARNIQVMATEGWADAMRNCVEDVIVVTKLLADAPPGPSAPATPGTRRQPHRDHGRTPAAAAPPTAARHTPPPDEAAVSRLRTLSRKERGSRLIQAAKQGAVGEMQALLAAGADVGARGSEGTTALHWAAVEGRVEAVRCLLEGGAEVDARSNSQNTPLHTATRYGHAAVVRLLVAASADLNARNEDGQTPLHRAAAYGHPEVVAVLLEAGAD; from the exons CGCTGGTGGCGGGGGAGACGCGGCTGGCGGCGCACCGGGCCGTCCTGGCTGCCCGGAGCCCCGTGTTCCAGGCCATGTTCCAGCACGACACGCTGGAGGCCAGCAGCGGTCAGGTCAGCATCGCAGACGTGGAGGGCCCGGTGCTGAGGGAACTGCTGGGCTACCTGTACACCCTGCAGGCCCCCCAGCTGCCCGGCATGGCCCCCCAGCTCCTCGCCGCTGCTGACAAATACGGAGTGTCGGCCTTGAAGTCTATCTGCGAGCAACAGGTGGCCGCTCAGCTGACAGTTGAGAACGCGGCAGCCGCGGCTGTGCTGGCAGTGAGACACTCCTGCCCAGACCTTACTGCGGCTGCCGTCGCCTTCATAAAGGCCCGCAACATCCAGGTGATGGCCACAGAGGGATGGGCTGACGCGATGCGGAACTGTGTGGAAGACGTGATCGTAGTGACCAAGCTGCTCGCTGATGCACCACCGGGACCCAG TGCGCCGGCCACCcccggcacccgccgccagccccACAGGGACCACGGCCGGACTCCTGCCGCAGCTGCTCCACCCACAGCTGCCCGCCACACCCCTCCACCTGATGAGGCCGCAGTCTCTCGCTTGCG GACACTTTCTCGAAAGGAGAGAGGTAGCAGGCTGATCCAGGCAGCTAAGCAGGGAGCAGTGGGGGAGATGCAGGCACTGCTCGCAGCAGGGGCAGACGTGGGGGCTAGGGGCTCGGAGGGGACGACTGCTCTGCACTGGGCAGCAGTGGAGGGACGCGTCGAGGCGGTGAGATGTCTGCTGGAGGGTGGAGCAGAAGTGGACGCCAGGAGCAACTCGCAGAACACGCCTCTGCACACAGCCACAAGGTATGGCCACGCAGCTGTGGTTAGGCTGTTGGTGGCGGCCTCCGCAGACCTTAACGCCAGGAATGAGGATGGGCAGACGCCGCTACACAGGGCCGCTGCCTATGGGCACCCAGAGGTTGTGGCTGTGCTGCTGGAGGCAGGAGCTGACTAA